Within Halobacterium jilantaiense, the genomic segment CTTGTACGTCTCGAAGAACTCCGAGATTTCGGCCTTCTGCTGGTCGCTGAGGTCGTCGACGTCCTCCACGTCGTCGTAGCGCGGGTCCTCGTCCGGCACCGCGATGACCTTGTCGTCTTTCTCGCCGTCGTCGTCCATCTCCATCAGCGCGACGGGGCGCGCCTCGACGACGCAGCCGGGGAACGTCTGGTCCTCGACGAGGACGAGCACGTCGAACGGGTCGCCGTCGTCGTAGTACGACTGCGGGATGAACCCGTAGTCCGACGGGTAGTGAACGTTCGAGTGCAGCACGCGGTCCAGCACCACGCCGGGCACGTCCTTGTCGTACTCGTACTTGTTCCGCTCGCCCTTGAGACACTCCACGACGGCGTAGATGACGTCGGGCGCGTCCGGACCGGTCTCGAGGTCTTCCCAGAGGTTCGTCATGCTGTTGAAGCTCCGACGCCTGCCGAAAAAGGGTTTTCGTATCGGGTCTACGGCCCGATGAGCCCACTCTGTTGAGAATGCTTAAATGTCCAGGGCCACTTCCGTCGGCTATGTCAGAGGCACAACCCGAAAGCCGGACTGACGTCCGGGACCTGACAGCGTTCCAGAAGAACATCCTGAACGTACTCGGTGAAGAAGCGCGCTACGGCCTCGCCATCAAGCGCGAGCTCGAGGACTACTACGGCCAGGAAGTCAACCACGGTCGACTCTACCCGAACCTCGACGACCTCGTCAACAAGGGTCTCGTCGAGAAGTCGGAGCTTGACAAGCGCACCAACGAGTACGCGCTCACCGACGACGGCTTCGACGCCGTCCTCGACGACCTGGAGTGGACGCTCTCGAAGTTCGTCACTGACGACGAACGCCGCGAGCGCGTCGAAGCGATCGTCGCCGACGAATAAGGACTGGGCATCCCCCTTCTCTGGACCTCGCGCCGAACAGCGACAGCGCTGGCTCTCGAAGCTGTGTCGAGGCCGAGAAGCAGCGCCAGTGAACGGCCGCCAGCGTCAGGTGTCGCCGTCTTCGGCAACGGCCGCGACCGCGTCCAGTGAGTCGTCGAGGAGCGCGCGCTGCTCGTCGCTCGGCCACGCGTTCCGCGGGAAGAACTCTTCGCGGAACTCCGCGCGCTCCGCGTCGGTAGCGGTGTCCATCGGCCGCGCGTAGTGGTTGTTCATGAACGCCGCGAACGCCGCTGCGTTCTCCGCGTGGACGTCGTCGTACTCGTCGGCGACCCGCTCGACTAGCTCGGCGTTGCGCTCGGCGGCGTCCGCGTAGTCGCCCTGCTCGCCGCCGCCCGCCAGCGACACCTCCTCCGCGCGGTCCGGGTCCTCGATGTCCGTCGGGTGGACGGTGCCGTCGTCGTCCGCCCAGTCCGCGGGGTAGCAGACGAGCGTCGCGTCGGCGTCCCGCACCCGCGCCACGCGGTCGTGTTCGGCGAGCAGTTCGTCCAGTCGGTCGCGGTAGGCGTCGGCTGCGGCGTCCTCGCTGGCGTCCCGTGCGAGCCGCGCGAGCCGTCGCGCCTCCGAGACAACCTCGTCTGGGAGTTCAGGCATCGTCGAGGGCCTCGTTCGCGAGTTCGTCGGCGCGGTCGTTTACCTCCCGCGGTACGTGTGTCAGCGACCAGTCGTCGAAGCGCTCCAGCAGCTCCCGGACCCGCACGCGCTTCTCGCGGAGTTCGGGGTCGTTAGTGTCCCACGCTCCCTTGACCTGCTTCTCGACGAGTTGGGAGTCGCCCCTAATTTCGATGTCGTCGAAGCCGAAGTCGGCGGCGGCCTCCAGGACCGCGAGCAGCGCCTCGTACTCGGCCTGATTGTTGGTGGCGCGGCCGATGGTCTCGCCGTTCTCGGCGACGATGCCGTCGCCGGAGACGAGCACCCAGCCGACCGACGCCGGCCCGGGGTTGCCGCGGCTCGCGCCGTCGAAGTAGGCGTGGACGCGGCCGCCGCGGTCGGGCTCGACCACGGCCGTGATGTCCGTCGGGGACGCGCCCTGCACGACGAGTTTGTCCTCGTAGGCGACCGCGTGGGCGTCCCCGAGGTCGGCGTGCCACAGTTCGTACTCGGAGTTCCCGTCGCTGAACGAAGCGCCCGCCTGAGCGAGGGCCTCGCGCGCGTCGGCGACGTCGCACTCGACGACTGGCATTGAAGTCAGGTCACCTCGCGTCCCGTTTATGGGTTACTGTTCGACACGCAGGCGTGTCGGGCGGTATCGCCGCTCCGTCTGTCGAATTCGGCCCGAACGACGCCGGTATTGTGTCGTTTGATGTAGGTGTTAACACCGGCAACGGGTTTAACCGTGTGGACGACACTAATATAAAAATGCGATGACACGGTCCACTCGCCAGCGGGAGCGAGAAACGGCGGCAGAGCAGGAGGAGGACTCCGAGGAGGGAGTACGGGAGTGCCCTGAGTGCAACTCGGACAACCTCGTGAAGAGTTCGGACCGCGCGGAACTGGTCTGTAACGACTGCGGCCTCGTCGTCGAGGAGGAGCAGATAGACCCCGGTCCGGAGTGGCGCGCCTTCAACCACCAGGAGCGACAGGAGAAGTCCCGCGTCGGTGCACCGACGACGCAGACGATGCACGACAAGGGACTAACGACCACCATCGACTGGAAGGACAAGGACGCCTACGGCCGCTCGATCTCGTCGAAGAAACGCTCACAGATGCACCGGCTCCGAAAATGGCAGGAGCGAATCCGCACGAAGGACGCCGGCGAACGCAATCTCCAGTTCGCGCTGTCCGAAATCGACCGGATGGCGTCGGCGCTGGGCGTACCGCGGTCGGTGCGCGAGGTCGCGTCGGTCATCTACCGACGCGCGCTCAAGGAGGACCTCATCCGCGGCCGCTCCATCGAGGGCGTCGCGACGAGCGCCCTCTACGCGGCCTGCCGGAAGGAAGGCATCCCCCGAAGTCTGGAGGAGATTTCGGAGGTATCACGGGTCGAACGCAAGGAGATCGGCCGCACGTATCGGTATATCTCCCAGGAACTCGGCCTCGAGATGAAGCCCGTCGACCCGAAGAAGTACGTCCCCCGGTTCTGCTCGGAGCTCGAACTCTCCGAGGAAGTGCAGTCCAAGGCGAACGAAATCATCGAGACCACCGCCGAAGAGGGGCTGCTCTCCGGGAAGTCCCCGACCGGCTACGCGGCCGCCGCCATCTACGCCGCGAGCCTGCTCTGCAACGAGAAAAAGACCCAACGCGAGGTCGCAGATGTCGCGCAGGTGACTGAAGTCACCATCCGGAACCGCTATCAAGAGCAGATCGAAGCGATGGGCATCCACGGATAGGACCGCCCAACCCCACTGCTCTGCCGTCGAAGAGTGCCGACAGACGTGGTACCGCGCGCTCGTCGCTGCCGCGATTCTCTGGTGAGGGACCGACTCCGGGGAGCCTCGGCCTCGGACAGCGGGCCAGCGCGCTGACTCGCCGCATCGAAGGGGTTTTGCGGACGCCTGCGAAATCGCCCAGGTATGACTGCGCCGTGGGCGGACTGGGACCACGTCCTCAAGGTCGACCCCGACAAGTCCCTCGTGGACGGCGAGACGTTCGACGACGTCGCGCAGACGGGCACGGACGCCATCGAAATCGGGGGGACACTGGACGTGACGACGGAGAAGATGCAGCGGGTCATCGACGCGTGCCGGAAACACGACGTGCCGCTCTACCAGGAGCCGTCGAATCCGGCCGTCGTCGTCGACGACGACGCGCTGGACGGCTACCTCGTGCCGGTCGTGTTGAACGCCGGCGACCCGTTCTGGATTACGGGCGCGCACAAGGAGTGGGTGCGCATCGCGGACCTCGACTGGGCGCGGACGACGACCGAGGCGTACATCGTCATGAATCCGGAGGCGAGCGTCGCGGAGTACACGGACGCCGACTGCGGCCTCGACGCGGACGAGGTCGGCGCGTACGCCACGGTCGCCGAGCGCCTGCTCGGGCAGGACATCGTCTACGTGGAGTACTCGGGGACGCTCGGCGACCCGGAAGTCGTGGCGGCGGCCGCCGACGGGGTCGACGACGCGGCGCTGTTCTACGGCGGCGGCGTCGGCGACTACGACGCGGCCTACCAGATGGGGCAACACGCCGACACCGTCGTCGTCGGCGACCTGCTGCACGACGAGGGCGTGGACGCCGTTCGGGAGACCGTCGAGGGCGTCCAGGACGCGCACGCCGAGTAGGTCAGTCCTCGGCGATGGTCGGGTCGAGGTAGCCGTAGCAGACGTCCTGCAGGAAGTTCCCGCCGATGCCGACCAGTACCAGCACCATCGTCGTCCCGACGACCAGTGGCGTGTCCTGATTCTCGATGGCGTAGAGGCTGATCATGCCGATGCCGGGGATGTTGAAGACGGCTTCGAGGATGTAGACGTTCAGCATCAGGACGCCGAGCACCTCGACGAACGACAGCGTGAGGATGGGGATGGCGGCGTTCCGGAGGACGTGGCGGGCGACCCGGAGCCGGCTCGACCCCTTCGCCTGGAGGAGTTTCACGAACGGCGCTCGCGCGTACTCCAGAGACTCCGCCCGCGAGTGCTGGAGGAGGCCGGCGACCAGCCCCAGCGACAGCACGAACGCGGGAATCGCGTACCGGAGCGGAAACGCGAGCGACCACACTTCGTTGACGCGTGGGGTGGCGCTCACGGCGGCGCGGGTCGGCTGGAGCCACGGCATCAGCGACGGGAACTCGGTGCTGAGGAAGTGGACGACCCAGAAGGACGGGACACCCATCGCGAGGTAGGCGGCGAGCCGCGGGACGCCGTCGAAGACGGAGTTCCGGCGGAACGCCCCCAGAACGC encodes:
- a CDS encoding inorganic diphosphatase; this encodes MTNLWEDLETGPDAPDVIYAVVECLKGERNKYEYDKDVPGVVLDRVLHSNVHYPSDYGFIPQSYYDDGDPFDVLVLVEDQTFPGCVVEARPVALMEMDDDGEKDDKVIAVPDEDPRYDDVEDVDDLSDQQKAEISEFFETYKNLEEGKETEVLGWEDAETAKDAIEHAQDLYDENFA
- a CDS encoding ABC transporter permease, giving the protein MSYASFVARRAALAVLAAYLVVSLTFVASALVQQNNLGGQVAAAQRAGASPAEIQELREEFWAARGGSDHLERYVDFVTGFVVLDWGDSHAMNEPVTDVVADRLPYTLAYVVPGMFAAFLVGSLLGVLGAFRRNSVFDGVPRLAAYLAMGVPSFWVVHFLSTEFPSLMPWLQPTRAAVSATPRVNEVWSLAFPLRYAIPAFVLSLGLVAGLLQHSRAESLEYARAPFVKLLQAKGSSRLRVARHVLRNAAIPILTLSFVEVLGVLMLNVYILEAVFNIPGIGMISLYAIENQDTPLVVGTTMVLVLVGIGGNFLQDVCYGYLDPTIAED
- a CDS encoding transcription initiation factor IIB, with amino-acid sequence MTRSTRQRERETAAEQEEDSEEGVRECPECNSDNLVKSSDRAELVCNDCGLVVEEEQIDPGPEWRAFNHQERQEKSRVGAPTTQTMHDKGLTTTIDWKDKDAYGRSISSKKRSQMHRLRKWQERIRTKDAGERNLQFALSEIDRMASALGVPRSVREVASVIYRRALKEDLIRGRSIEGVATSALYAACRKEGIPRSLEEISEVSRVERKEIGRTYRYISQELGLEMKPVDPKKYVPRFCSELELSEEVQSKANEIIETTAEEGLLSGKSPTGYAAAAIYAASLLCNEKKTQREVADVAQVTEVTIRNRYQEQIEAMGIHG
- a CDS encoding DUF7108 family protein, yielding MPELPDEVVSEARRLARLARDASEDAAADAYRDRLDELLAEHDRVARVRDADATLVCYPADWADDDGTVHPTDIEDPDRAEEVSLAGGGEQGDYADAAERNAELVERVADEYDDVHAENAAAFAAFMNNHYARPMDTATDAERAEFREEFFPRNAWPSDEQRALLDDSLDAVAAVAEDGDT
- the rnhA gene encoding ribonuclease HI, whose product is MPVVECDVADAREALAQAGASFSDGNSEYELWHADLGDAHAVAYEDKLVVQGASPTDITAVVEPDRGGRVHAYFDGASRGNPGPASVGWVLVSGDGIVAENGETIGRATNNQAEYEALLAVLEAAADFGFDDIEIRGDSQLVEKQVKGAWDTNDPELREKRVRVRELLERFDDWSLTHVPREVNDRADELANEALDDA
- a CDS encoding PadR family transcriptional regulator encodes the protein MSEAQPESRTDVRDLTAFQKNILNVLGEEARYGLAIKRELEDYYGQEVNHGRLYPNLDDLVNKGLVEKSELDKRTNEYALTDDGFDAVLDDLEWTLSKFVTDDERRERVEAIVADE
- a CDS encoding phosphoglycerol geranylgeranyltransferase: MTAPWADWDHVLKVDPDKSLVDGETFDDVAQTGTDAIEIGGTLDVTTEKMQRVIDACRKHDVPLYQEPSNPAVVVDDDALDGYLVPVVLNAGDPFWITGAHKEWVRIADLDWARTTTEAYIVMNPEASVAEYTDADCGLDADEVGAYATVAERLLGQDIVYVEYSGTLGDPEVVAAAADGVDDAALFYGGGVGDYDAAYQMGQHADTVVVGDLLHDEGVDAVRETVEGVQDAHAE